The following are encoded together in the Vigna angularis cultivar LongXiaoDou No.4 chromosome 9, ASM1680809v1, whole genome shotgun sequence genome:
- the LOC108346410 gene encoding agamous-like MADS-box protein AGL62 — protein MAPCSTANHGRTSNQRKRKIEIKEVEQRNRRCVTFSKRKLGLFNKLTELSFLCKAQTSLIITSENGNVYSCGYPNIGAVLYRYVTGGFSELCKVTQDQQEYIEKQRIEYENVHKNLKEKQKQLEELKEAHKSCSCFGSWWNLSHQNMTLEDLEEFKTSLETFKFNLITLLQEKEINFPLSIASRNS, from the coding sequence ATGGCTCCTTGTTCTACAGCAAACCATGGAAGAACATCAAatcaaagaaagagaaagattgagATCAAAGAAGTTGAACAGAGAAACAGGCGATGTGTCACCTTCTCAAAACGCAAATTAGGACTTTTTAACAAGCTCACTGAACTTTCTTTTCTATGCAAAGCACAAACTTCTTTGATCATCACCTCTGAAAATGGCAACGTTTATTCCTGTGGTTACCCTAATATCGGCGCCGTTCTCTATCGCTACGTCACCGGAGGGTTTTCCGAACTCTGCAAAGTTACACAGGACCAGCAAGAATATATTGAAAAGCAAAGGATTGAATATGAGAATGTACACAAGAACttgaaagaaaagcaaaagcaaTTGGAAGAATTGAAGGAAGCACATAAGAGTTGTTCTTGTTTTGGTTCTTGGTGGAATCTCTCCCATCAGAACATGACTTTGGAAGATCTTGAAGAGTTCAAGACTTCTTTGGAAACTTTCAAGTTTAATCTCATCACACTATTgcaagagaaagaaataaattttccaTTGAGTATAGCATCAAGGAACTCCTAA